TAACACTGTGAAAAATACTATGTTACTGGGTCTTCTTCTAGAGGTGTGATAATAGTGTGTTTTGTGTCTCCAGGCATGTGAGATGGAACATCCCCCAGAGATTCTGACTCTGCTCCTCAAGAGGTTTCAGTTTGACTACCACAGGATGTCATATGTCAAAATTGAGAGCTGTGTGGAGGTGCCTCACACGTTACAGACAAAGGTAACTATAAAACGTTTTTCCTTGAACAGGTTATTGTGTTATAAAACACTTTTTTATTAGGTTGTATAACTTAGGTAGTAATGTTAATTGCCTTTAAAAATAGAGTAGGATTGTAAATATGTGTTTTCAGTGTGTTACTTTAtagccctcctcctctctgtacctTTCCCTACTTTTGGCCCTATCTGATAAAGCTCCGTGGTTTTCCTGTTCATGACAGACCTTTTGATTTACTCAATGTCTCTGAACAGGACTGTGACTATGAACTCTATGCAGTTGTGGACCATGTGGGAAGTCTAAGAGGTGGACATTACACTGCTAGAATCAAGTCCTATCAGAATCACAACTGGTATGTGTTCGATGACAGCTACGTCACACAGGTAAGGGATACTTCGCTTTTTAAATCTAGTATAAACCACCCTGCTATTTCCTCAACATGCATCCCATCCCTAGTTATAGTTGAACACTGCTGCTCCTCTCTTACAGCTCAATTCAAAACCATTTGAACAAGATGAGAGTTTTAGGTAAATATAGATGTGGGTGCGCTTTATTTGCAAACTTGTGTCCATTTAATTAAGTTTAATTGTCAAATTAGAAAAGCCTTGAAGTAACTAATTATTATTCCATTACTGTAGGTCCCAGAGTGCGTACCTGCTTATGTACAGGAAATGTAAGTTAACAAATGTGAATTGTCTTTTTTATCTATTTGGTATATTTTATCCATGTCATTCATGTGATTCTACTTCTCCATAAGGTCAAACATTCCTCTATTTGATAAATCACAGTGTTACTTCTGTCACTGTTAATTTCCCTCCGTTTCTAAGTGGATTCTCCAGATCGTCAGATGAACCATGAAACCGATCACAAATGTTCACTCAGTGACTCTCAACAATCTACTCCTTCCTGTTCCTTTGAGACGGGAGCCAGCGGAACAAgcgaagaagaagagagaaaagtTCAATCAAATCAATCTATCAATCCAGTTGACTTGGTAGGGAGAACAGAAGTTGTCCCAGAGGAAAGACAGAAAGATGATGGAAAGGTCGTTGATATGATAAGACAGATGAACATAAAAGATAAGAGTGGAGAGGATAACGTTGCTGCTACTGATGATAAAGATAATTATTTTAATGGAGAGGAAGAACAGAAAGTAGGGGATGATGTTGTTGGACAAAAAGAACAGGAAGGTGAAGTGGCCAATGTTGAGGTGCAAATGAATGATGAACGGAGCAGGGAAGAGGGTCATGGTATGACAAGAAAGTATCATGGTGTAAAAGGAGAACTGGAAGAGGATGTTGTGGATGAAGCTGGACAGAATCAAAGAGATAAGGCAAGGAAAAGGGAGGATATTGTTGTGCATGTTGTGGATGAAGCTGGACAGAATCAAAGAGATAAGGCAAGGAAAAGGGAGGATATTGTTGTGCATGTTGTGGATGAAGCTGGACAGAATCAAAGAGATAAGGCAAGGAAAAGGGAGGATATTGTTGTGGATGAAGCTGGACAGAATCAAAGAGATAAGGCAAAGAAAAGGGAGGATATTGTTGTGGATGAAGCTGGACAGAATCAAAGAGATAAGGCAAAGAAAAGGGAGGATATTGTGGTGGATGAAGGTGGACAGAATCAAAGAGATAAGGCAAAGAAACGGGAGGATATTGTTGTGGATGTAGATAACGTCTTGGAAAATGGAACAGAGGGTGATGTGATGAATAGAAAGGATGTGGTTGTGACGGACAGAGACGGAGATAATAATGAGAGGAAGAGGAATAGAGATGGTGCAGCAAAGACAAAGCCAGGTAGAATAATAGATGACACTGGGGATGATAGAACAGCAAAAATAAATGGTGGTGAGCTAAAGACAATACAGGTTGAAGTGGCAAAGTTAGGAGAGGATTGTGATGTGACAACGATGAGTCAAACTAACCACAGTAAATATCCCAGTTCCGTTAGTACATTTCAGAACAGACTGACAGCCACCCCAGATGAAACAACAACATGTTTTTGCTTCaagagaaaaagaaagggagGGGAAAAGATCAGTGAACATGACAAAAGGAAGAAAATGGAATTGGAGATGAGCAGAGAAGGTGAAAAGAAGAGTATGTTAGGAGGACAGAGTAGAAAAGAGAAAAAGAAGGAAAAGGCAAATAGAAAGAAACAATTGAAAAGAGATGAGGAAATAAAGAAAAGCTCATAGAGAGAATAAAGGAGGTAAAGAAGAACCCAGTGGGAAAGAAAAAAGGTTACCTTGAAGTTTAAATTGATACTAATAAATAGAATGAAATGAAAATCATGAGAATGGTTCAATCTAAAACTAAGTAATGAACTTTGATGATATTCTCAATTGAACCAAACAACAACATTAGTGAGACAGCTGTGATAAATTGCTCTTCTAATTTTGCCAAACTGACATGGCTTGGCATTGTGCTTGTGTATATAGATTCAAACAGAGCTATAGTGTGCACCGGTTTTGATAATGAAACAATGGTAATGGCATTAACTTCGGATCTGAATAATGTAAGGAATCATTTTTGTAATTCATACATTTAATAGAATTAAAACTGGATTCAAATGACCCTTTTTGTCTCCCCCTGCTTCACACTACCTGCTCAAATTCAACCCACATCCTAGAACCTTTCACTTTCCATCTTTCCATAACATATGCTTGATGTCACGGTTCAGTTTACCAATTCAGTTCATGCCATTGATCCTTGAACATCTCTGATACAGATCCATCACAATCACTGTTGCCTGCAAAGATATGATTGGAACTCAAAAACATTATACTTTTATTGAAGTGGTGGATTATTTTATGCCCCTTTATCACATTCTCTCAGGCTGACTATATGTTTATAATCCCAGAGTGCACAGACCAAGGTACACTGACCTGGGACCTCATTCCTTTGACTATCACCATGGCAATAGGTCACAAAACGGGAACATATTTGAACAGAGACAGGTCATTTCTGATCATGTGATTAACTGTTGATGGAATTTATAGTTTTAAATGAATGATTAGAATACTCCactctgaaaccatataattgtagaAATTGACTAGAATCATAAAGTTATaattaatgatgtgtgtagttttagtcagtaaAACAATATGTCTATTATAGTATCTtgaacacagactgtctgagcaagattcggtgccgaccttggctaGGGGCCACTGAGAGATTGGGGAAAGGACAGGGAGTGATTCTCACGGTGTTCTCACggtccctaatctttgtcggctgggtaggAGGACAGTGTGGGCGTaagatacctactgtttgtgtgcaaatgtatgtgCACATTAATTATTTTTGTGTGCAAGAGTATGTGCGTAAGGAGCTAGtataaaatgaatggttttgtACAACTAACCAGCGCGCCCATGAATAAACCTTattgactattttagctgggcctccgtctgtttcatttcaatcagtatcttacaaattctgattagcagactgagtagtttaattgaattggtttatGAACATCGATAACATAATTCTCATGACATTAACTACACCTGATTCCTGCCATATACAGGTGTAACTGGAATGTCCCTGGTTGGCTCATGTTCTCTTCCCTAGGAGTTGACCTATTTTAACTTTCCATCCTACCTCTTTTGTCCTCTCATTTATAATatggtacaaacacacacacacacacacacacacacacacacacacacacacacacacacacacacacacacacacacacacacacacacacacacacacacacacacacacacacacacacacacattaaaatacATCAAAGAGAAGTAGTGCTCATTATCTGGTCTCCAAGTTGCCACACCAATAACAAACAATACTATttactgtgccatacagattgcaaaatagttgggaagagatttttgatgtaccgattccatggtacagggtgtatgagctgatttataaaacaacgcaagattcaagacttcgtgcttttcagctaaaattattatatagaattcttgctaccaacaaaatgttgaatattttgggcataaaatcatcgaagctctgcagattttgttgtgaggataaagaatcaatagaccatttattttggtattgccctcaggtagcctgtttctggtctcaggttcagcaATCACAGTATCCAAGATGGCATAGtagtcagacgtcctttgtcctcgtcttgtcgtgtcccgtatatatgtatatatttacacctttcttcgcatatcttttatatattttccttttccaaaaactcaacttcaaatcactttcctgcaacccgcctcaccaatttaaaaaaaagtattatttacctcaaatctgaaaatccacaatagaagctagccagaagctaaacagaagctagccagaagctaaccagaagctagccagaagctaaccagaagctacccagaagctagccagtttactggctaacgttagtatttcagctaaccacggtttgtggtcttcagctattcctttagctcgaaaatCTATCGCcacttttgtacaacgcgactcactcagaccagaacataccagacatatttttctccatatccccggatttcaaccgcaagctcttgacatttacacctggattttgcagctagctagctgctacccatgtgactattggcttacgtcgatcccggagcaaacataaattattccggagctagccagctgaagagttccatcagccactcctgggctacaatcacctatccggatccgttttactgccaatgcggagccccaccgggccttcacgactggactaccgacgatATCTGCCcaagggagttatccaactggcacctccgtcgcaacgttacctgaacgcccatctgcggcccgctaatcgttagctgtcttatcggctgctatctgaataagtctatcggacaatttttcttgggtcactataactatatctattttgccaattggattgatcccctctaccacacggaaccccactaatctaccgtcggaaacgcacgaggtggctaaaaacagacctccatcctatgctaacttgctaccgatggcccgggtagctgtctgaatcgctgtgaccccaaccaacctctactcactggacccttctgatcactcgactaagcatgcctctccttaatgtcaatatgccttgtccattgctgttctggttagtgtttattggcttatttcactgtagagcctctagccctgctcactattttatttatttatttaacctttatttaaccaggtaggcaaattgagaacacgttctcatttacaattgcgacctggccaagataaagcaaagcagttcgacacatacaacaacacatagttacacatggagtaaaacaaacatatagtcaatgatactgctataccttatccaacatttcagttccaccacccacacatgctatgacatcacctggtttcaatgatgtttctagagacaatatttctctcatcactcaatacctaggtttacctccactgtattcacatcctaccatacctttgtctgtaaattattccttgaagctattttatcgcccccagaaacgtccttttactctctgttctagacgttctagacaaccaattctcatagcttttagccgtacccttatcctactcctcctctgttcctctggtgatgtagaggtgaatccaggccctgcagtgcctagctgcagtgcctagctccactcctattcctcaggcactctcttttgatgacttctgtaaccgtaatagccttggtttcatgcatgttaacattagaagtcccgtccctaagtttgttttattcactgctctagcacactctaccaacccggatgttctaaccgtgtctgaatcctggcttaggaagaccaccaaaaattctgacattttcatccctaactacaaaattttcagacaagatagaacggccaaagggggcggtgttgcaatctactgcaaagatagcctgcagagttctgtcctactatccaggtttgtacccaaacaatttgaatttctacttttaaaaatccacctctaaaaacaagtctctcaccattgccgcctgctatagaccaccctctgcccccagctgtgctctggacaccatatgtgaactgattgccccccatctatcttcagagctcatgctgctaggctggaacatgcttaacaccccagccatcctacaatctaagcttgatgccctcaatctcacacaaattatcaatgaacctaccaggtaccaccccaaagccgtaaacactggcaccctcatagacctctgctgttttcaaccaagatctcagcgatcactgcctcattgcctgcatccgtaatgggtcagcggtcaaacgacctccactcatcactgtcaaacgctccctgaaacacttcagcgagcaggcctttctaatcgacctggccggggtatcctggaaggatattgatttcatcccgtcagtagaggatgcctgtttttttttttttaatgccttCCTTACCATCTTacataagcatgccccattcaagaaatttagaaccaggaacagatatagcccatggttctctccagacctgactgcccttaaccaacacaaaaacatccgatggcgttctgcattagcatcgaacagcccccgtgatatgcaacttttcagggaagctagaaaccaatatacacaggcagttagaaaagccaaggctagctttttcaagcagaaatttgcctcctgcaacacaaactcaaaaatgttctggcacactgtaaagtccatggagaataagaacatctcctcccagctgcccactgcactgaagataggaaacactgtcaccactgataaatccactataattgagaatttcaataagcatttttctacggctggccatgctttccacctggctacccctaccccggtcaacagcactgcactccccacagctactcgcccaagccttcctcatttctccttctcccaaatccagtcagctgatgttctgaaagagctgcaaaatctggacccctacaaatcagccgggctagataatctggaccctttctttctaaaatgatctgctgaaattgttgccacccctattactagcctgttcaacctctctttcgtgtcgtctgagattcccaaagattggaaagcagctgcggtcatccccctcttcaaaggaggggacactcttgacccaaagtgctacagacctatatctatcctaccctgcctttctaaggtctttgaaagccaagtcaacaaacagattaccaaccatttcgaatcccaccataccttctccgctatggaatctggtttcagagctggtcatgggtgcacctcagccacgctcaaggtcctaaacgatatcttaatcgccatcgataagaaacaatactgtgcagccgtattcattgacctggccaaggctttcgactctgtcaatcaccacatccttatcggcagactcgacagccttggtttctcaaatgattgcctcgcctggttcaccaactacttctctgatagagttcagtgtgtcaaatcggagggtctgttgtccgggcctccggcagtctctatgggggtgccacagggttcaattcttggaccgactctcttctctgtatacatcaatgatgttgctcttgctgctggtgagtctctgatccacctctacgcagacgacaccattctgtatacttctggcccttctttggacactgtgttaacaaccctccaggcgagcttcaatgccatacaactctccttccgtggcctccaatt
This is a stretch of genomic DNA from Salvelinus alpinus chromosome 11, SLU_Salpinus.1, whole genome shotgun sequence. It encodes these proteins:
- the LOC139534434 gene encoding uncharacterized protein codes for the protein MDYLDMMDPFWIHQHYYPNEKVNTDNKTILYYGLHNQGATCYLNSVLQVLFMTKGFREAVESQEQVNVEQNTFDLQLKCLFETLKKKQAHTKDVTSKLGIEKVFEQGDAAEYFEKILSKVNPDVSKIFQGHLKHTATCSISDRHVNSDEVGPFWTVPLSMEDNNYYSVRDGFEDFFKSSTVSGDNQMYCDYCDGKTDAILACEMEHPPEILTLLLKRFQFDYHRMSYVKIESCVEVPHTLQTKDCDYELYAVVDHVGSLRGGHYTARIKSYQNHNWYVFDDSYVTQLNSKPFEQDESFRSQSAYLLMYRKLDSPDRQMNHETDHKCSLSDSQQSTPSCSFETGASGTSEEEERKVQSNQSINPVDLVGRTEVVPEERQKDDGKVVDMIRQMNIKDKSGEDNVAATDDKDNYFNGEEEQKVGDDVVGQKEQEGEVANVEVQMNDERSREEGHGMTRKYHGVKGELEEDVVDEAGQNQRDKARKREDIVVHVVDEAGQNQRDKARKREDIVVHVVDEAGQNQRDKARKREDIVVDEAGQNQRDKAKKREDIVVDEAGQNQRDKAKKREDIVVDEGGQNQRDKAKKREDIVVDVDNVLENGTEGDVMNRKDVVVTDRDGDNNERKRNRDGAAKTKPGRIIDDTGDDRTAKINGGELKTIQVEVAKLGEDCDVTTMSQTNHSKYPSSVSTFQNRLTATPDETTTCFCFKRKRKGGEKISEHDKRKKMELEMSREGEKKSMLGGQSRKEKKKEKANRKKQLKRDEEIKKSS